One segment of Candidatus Manganitrophus noduliformans DNA contains the following:
- a CDS encoding AbrB/MazE/SpoVT family DNA-binding domain-containing protein yields MIKRLTKHGNSLALVIDRPVLDLLEIDDQTPLSVTTDGKCLIIAPAPDEKRRQSFQSALKKVNKRYGRALKKLAE; encoded by the coding sequence ATGATCAAACGCTTGACCAAACACGGCAACAGCCTGGCGCTGGTGATCGACCGTCCGGTACTCGACCTTTTGGAGATCGATGATCAAACCCCGCTCTCGGTGACGACCGACGGGAAGTGCCTGATTATCGCTCCGGCTCCGGATGAAAAGCGCCGTCAATCATTTCAGAGCGCGCTGAAGAAGGTGAACAAACGTTATGGCCGCGCTCTTAAGAAATTGGCCGAGTGA
- a CDS encoding type II toxin-antitoxin system death-on-curing family toxin produces the protein MEPIFLTLEEVIEIHADQITHYGGTAGIRDMMLLQSAVAMPQAGFGDQYLHTDLFEMAAGYLFHIVQNHPFVDGNKRVGATAALVFLELNQVDLKITNTALVQLVLDVAQGRAGKAAVAEFFRKKPIRNED, from the coding sequence ATGGAGCCGATCTTTCTCACCTTGGAAGAGGTGATCGAAATCCATGCCGACCAGATCACCCATTACGGGGGAACCGCCGGCATCCGGGACATGATGCTCTTGCAATCGGCCGTGGCGATGCCCCAGGCCGGATTCGGAGATCAGTATCTTCATACAGATCTCTTCGAAATGGCGGCAGGCTACCTTTTCCACATTGTTCAAAACCATCCCTTCGTTGACGGCAACAAACGGGTCGGCGCGACGGCGGCTTTGGTGTTTCTGGAACTCAATCAGGTCGATCTTAAAATCACCAATACCGCTTTGGTTCAGCTTGTTCTCGATGTTGCGCAGGGTCGGGCCGGCAAAGCAGCCGTCGCCGAGTTCTTCAGGAAAAAGCCCATACGGAATGAAGACTAA
- the cas3g gene encoding type I-G CRISPR-associated helicase/endonuclease Cas3g has product MNKPHIEFINWFKRITTHEPYPYQIRFAMDDSLPQLVDIPTGLGKTATTILGWLWRRRFHQDRAIQNATPRRLVYCLPMRVLVEQTYENAKGWLNELNLLGNPGDGKVSVHLLMGGEIALDWDAHPEADAILIGTQDQLLSRALNRGYAMSRYRWPMHFSLLNNDCLWTFDEVQLMGAGLPTTAQLQAFREKLGTYGAVHSLWMSATLKKEGLATVDFLEQAARLQTLSLNDQDKQHQEVSKRTNARKSLTKAQTIWRAEAADDYAETLAKEVVQKHKTESFSLVIVNRVNRAQEVFKALQELLRSASQPPDLLLIHSRFRSAERKKIQARLKESPPQGRIIVATQAIEAGIDLSAQTLFTELAPWSSLVQRFGRCNRYGEYNEDHPARIFWIDLETLIVNKKGENEPNKEAAQPYETTPLDWARKQLTQLTDGGPQAVSGFSDPFPAPPAHMLRKKDLIELFDTTPDLAGNDIDVSRYIRETENNDVQVYWRALVDKNSESAPRDEELCSVSIKSFRIFLKRKKPASRWNSLDQEWVPVTDRSVWPGLTIRMDIGSGGYSEELGWTGDENDLVTALPPPPDATPLDAYDDNRRTFIGRYVTLTEHAKDVAEALNAFRKILFSSLPDVPWDDLSKAARWHDIGKAHEVFQMMLPTPLPSDDLGGAQPPWAKSAHKGGAYQRPHFRHELASALALLQHKESDLAAYLAAAHHGKVRLSIRSLPGERASGDGRPFARGVWEGDELPAVDLGDKIQSQKLILTLAYMGMGEGPHGASWLERTLRLRDEYGPFRLAWMETLVRVADWRGTQKEEEINE; this is encoded by the coding sequence GTGAATAAACCCCATATCGAGTTCATAAATTGGTTCAAAAGAATTACAACACATGAACCCTATCCATATCAAATCCGCTTCGCAATGGATGATTCCCTTCCTCAATTAGTCGATATACCGACAGGCTTGGGGAAAACGGCAACGACTATCTTAGGATGGTTATGGAGGCGGAGGTTTCATCAGGATAGAGCGATCCAAAATGCCACACCGCGCCGCCTTGTTTACTGCCTGCCCATGCGTGTATTGGTTGAACAAACCTACGAGAACGCAAAGGGTTGGCTGAATGAATTAAACCTGCTTGGTAACCCCGGTGACGGGAAAGTTTCGGTCCACCTTCTTATGGGCGGTGAAATCGCTCTGGACTGGGACGCCCATCCGGAAGCGGATGCAATCCTGATCGGCACTCAAGACCAGCTGCTATCGCGCGCATTAAACCGGGGCTATGCAATGAGCCGCTATCGATGGCCAATGCATTTTTCCCTTCTCAATAACGACTGTCTTTGGACCTTCGACGAAGTGCAGCTGATGGGAGCGGGACTTCCGACAACCGCTCAGCTTCAGGCGTTTCGGGAAAAGCTCGGCACCTATGGAGCAGTTCATTCGCTCTGGATGTCCGCCACACTGAAAAAAGAAGGACTTGCCACAGTCGATTTTCTGGAACAGGCCGCTCGTCTCCAAACGCTCTCGTTGAATGACCAAGATAAGCAGCATCAAGAAGTATCTAAACGCACGAATGCCAGAAAATCTCTGACCAAGGCGCAGACGATTTGGCGCGCGGAAGCAGCAGATGACTATGCGGAGACTTTAGCAAAAGAAGTGGTGCAGAAGCACAAGACCGAGTCGTTCAGCCTGGTCATTGTAAATCGTGTCAATCGCGCCCAGGAAGTATTCAAAGCACTACAAGAACTCTTGCGAAGCGCTTCCCAACCACCAGACCTTCTTCTCATTCATTCCCGTTTCCGCTCCGCCGAACGGAAAAAGATTCAAGCACGTCTAAAAGAAAGCCCTCCACAAGGCCGTATCATTGTGGCCACTCAGGCCATTGAGGCAGGCATCGATCTCTCCGCCCAAACGCTCTTTACGGAACTGGCCCCCTGGTCGTCACTCGTTCAACGGTTTGGGCGGTGCAATCGATACGGAGAATACAACGAAGATCATCCTGCCCGCATCTTTTGGATAGACCTCGAAACGCTGATCGTCAACAAAAAAGGTGAAAATGAGCCAAATAAAGAGGCGGCTCAACCCTATGAGACCACTCCGCTGGACTGGGCGAGAAAACAACTGACGCAGTTAACGGATGGGGGACCTCAAGCAGTCTCTGGATTCAGCGATCCTTTCCCGGCTCCGCCCGCCCATATGCTCCGGAAAAAAGATTTGATCGAACTTTTTGACACCACCCCCGATCTGGCGGGGAATGACATTGACGTATCCCGTTACATTCGTGAAACCGAGAACAATGATGTTCAGGTCTATTGGCGAGCATTAGTTGATAAAAATTCGGAAAGTGCACCCCGAGACGAAGAACTCTGTTCGGTTTCAATTAAAAGTTTCAGAATCTTTCTAAAAAGGAAGAAGCCAGCCTCCCGATGGAATAGTTTAGATCAAGAGTGGGTTCCCGTTACGGATAGATCCGTCTGGCCCGGCCTTACCATTCGCATGGACATCGGTTCCGGCGGCTATTCGGAAGAGCTTGGCTGGACTGGAGACGAGAACGATCTGGTCACGGCTCTTCCACCTCCTCCAGACGCCACTCCGCTGGACGCTTACGACGATAACCGGCGGACCTTTATAGGCCGTTACGTCACCCTGACGGAGCATGCAAAAGATGTTGCTGAAGCGCTCAATGCCTTCAGGAAAATACTTTTTAGTTCTCTACCCGATGTCCCGTGGGACGACCTCTCCAAGGCGGCTCGATGGCACGATATCGGAAAAGCCCATGAAGTATTCCAAATGATGCTGCCGACTCCCTTACCAAGCGACGATTTAGGCGGAGCCCAGCCCCCATGGGCAAAATCGGCCCATAAAGGGGGAGCATATCAACGCCCCCATTTCCGTCATGAACTTGCCTCGGCTTTGGCACTTTTGCAACACAAGGAATCCGATCTCGCCGCGTACCTTGCAGCAGCCCATCACGGCAAGGTGCGTCTTTCGATCCGCTCCCTTCCTGGTGAAAGAGCATCTGGTGATGGTCGGCCCTTCGCCCGCGGCGTCTGGGAAGGAGATGAGCTTCCGGCGGTCGACCTTGGAGACAAAATTCAGAGTCAGAAATTGATTCTGACACTCGCTTATATGGGAATGGGTGAGGGCCCGCATGGGGCCAGCTGGTTGGAGCGAACACTTAGATTGCGGGATGAATACGGGCCTTTTAGATTAGCCTGGATGGAAACCCTCGTTCGTGTGGCCGATTGGAGAGGAACCCAAAAGGAAGAGGAGATCAATGAATGA